A genome region from Chloroflexota bacterium includes the following:
- a CDS encoding alpha-hydroxy-acid oxidizing protein, whose translation MVSQFLSNEEIVQRARKNLPQGAWDYLVGASESETTMRRNRLAFDRIAFRPRVLRDVSSVDTSTTFLGHNLRMPALLAPIGSLQEFHPEAGAASTRAAAEFGIMHVLSSVTNPTLEETAAAVDYPKVYQLYLHGDWGWIEEMVGRIKDAGYIGLCITVDTAHYSRRERPMLTRYTPPTQRTRPDPRHAASVTWDMVDQIKNIAGLPFMLKGIGTAEDARIAVEHEVDVVWVSNHGGRQLDHDRGTMTMLPEVVEAVDGKADIVLDGGVQRGADILKAVAMGARAVALGKMQGWGLAADGQAGIVRMLELLEDEIIVAMALLGVTSIDQLDSSYVCPAEAVTSAHEMSAWTNMPGNRIL comes from the coding sequence GTGGTATCACAGTTTTTGAGCAACGAAGAGATAGTGCAGCGAGCGAGGAAGAACCTGCCGCAAGGCGCGTGGGACTACCTCGTTGGCGCGTCCGAGTCGGAGACGACGATGCGGCGCAATCGGCTGGCGTTCGACCGCATCGCCTTCCGTCCGCGCGTATTGCGCGATGTGTCGTCGGTGGACACTTCGACCACATTCCTGGGGCATAATTTGCGCATGCCCGCGCTGCTCGCTCCAATCGGATCTCTGCAAGAGTTTCACCCGGAAGCAGGCGCAGCGTCCACTCGGGCGGCGGCAGAGTTCGGCATTATGCATGTACTAAGCTCCGTCACGAACCCGACGCTTGAAGAGACGGCGGCTGCGGTGGACTATCCTAAGGTGTACCAGCTTTATCTGCACGGCGACTGGGGCTGGATCGAAGAGATGGTCGGACGCATCAAGGACGCGGGCTATATCGGGCTGTGCATCACGGTGGATACTGCGCACTATAGCCGCCGCGAGCGCCCGATGCTCACGCGCTACACGCCGCCCACGCAGCGCACAAGGCCCGACCCTCGACACGCTGCATCGGTTACTTGGGACATGGTTGACCAGATAAAGAACATCGCCGGTCTGCCATTCATGCTGAAAGGCATTGGGACCGCCGAGGACGCCAGAATCGCCGTAGAGCACGAAGTCGATGTTGTGTGGGTGTCGAACCACGGCGGACGGCAGCTCGACCATGACAGAGGCACGATGACAATGCTGCCCGAAGTCGTGGAGGCGGTTGACGGCAAGGCGGACATCGTGCTAGACGGCGGAGTTCAGCGCGGCGCGGACATCCTGAAAGCCGTCGCGATGGGCGCGCGCGCCGTGGCGCTCGGCAAGATGCAGGGCTGGGGACTCGCCGCCGACGGGCAGGCAGGCATCGTCCGAATGCTGGAACTGCTCGAAGACGAAATCATCGTGGCGATGGCGCTGCTCGGCGTAACATCCATCGACCAGCTTGATTCAAGCTATGTATGCCCCGCCGAAGCCGTAACCTCGGCGCACGAAATGAGCGCCTGGACCAACATGCCCGGCAACCGCATACTTTAG
- a CDS encoding tetratricopeptide repeat protein: protein MEQREVWTQFDRIVGEPDEEIDLGRAALLIAATEYPRLNLDRELFKLDGIAEGVAGRMDDDAPLYQLNTLSEYLFDELKFAGNHTNYHDPRNSFLNDVIERRLGIPITLSLLYLEVGKRLGVPLLGIGMPGHFIVRHRDEFDVFVDPFHGGILLSEDECAERLKQVTQGSLAWSPEFLEPVSSREFIARMLRNLKVVSLQRRNYERVLATIDRVIALQPEAAVEFRDRGVVNYRLGNYEDALEDLGAYVASGEGVSDGATVMRLIDQIRDMIDE from the coding sequence ATGGAGCAGCGCGAAGTTTGGACACAGTTTGACCGCATAGTTGGCGAGCCGGACGAAGAGATCGATCTGGGGAGAGCCGCGCTGCTGATTGCCGCCACCGAATATCCGCGCCTCAACTTGGACCGCGAGTTGTTCAAATTGGACGGCATTGCTGAGGGTGTCGCCGGGCGCATGGATGACGACGCGCCGCTCTACCAGCTCAACACGCTCAGCGAGTACCTGTTCGATGAGCTGAAGTTTGCCGGCAACCACACGAACTACCACGACCCGCGTAACAGCTTCCTCAACGATGTTATAGAACGGCGGCTTGGCATACCCATCACGCTGTCGCTGCTGTACCTCGAAGTTGGCAAGCGGTTGGGCGTGCCGCTGCTGGGCATTGGCATGCCGGGGCATTTCATCGTGCGCCACCGCGACGAGTTCGATGTGTTCGTCGATCCGTTCCATGGGGGCATCCTGCTATCCGAAGACGAATGCGCCGAGCGCCTGAAGCAAGTTACGCAAGGCTCGCTCGCGTGGAGTCCTGAATTCCTTGAACCGGTCAGCAGCCGCGAGTTCATCGCGCGTATGCTGCGCAACCTGAAGGTCGTGTCCTTGCAGAGACGCAACTACGAGCGCGTGCTTGCGACAATCGACCGCGTGATCGCGCTGCAACCTGAAGCTGCCGTTGAGTTTCGCGATCGCGGCGTGGTAAACTATCGCCTTGGCAATTACGAGGACGCCCTGGAAGACTTGGGCGCGTATGTCGCGTCCGGCGAGGGCGTATCCGACGGTGCCACCGTAATGCGCCTAATAGACCAAATCCGCGACATGATCGACGAATAG